From one Lotus japonicus ecotype B-129 chromosome 3, LjGifu_v1.2 genomic stretch:
- the LOC130742891 gene encoding disease resistance protein RUN1-like, whose product MDCKQIQSSSSSQTIWKYDVFLSFRGEDTRNNFTDHLFGALYEKCFVIFKDDIKLTKGGDISTELLQAIEESQILIVVFSKNYASSKWCLQELAKIADCINVQGQKVLPIFYDVNPSDVRRQSGNYEKAFVKHEERFKDHIEMIQTWREALSQVASLSGWDISNKAQHGEIGEIVKEVTSILSHNFSTTPNDTVGMQSQVEELENILVLDSNADVKVVGISGMGGIGKSTLAASLYCRISNQFDASCFIDDISKLFGDHGQIDGPIEAQKQILSQTLNGENLPLYNSIKTSNFIQTRLRHKKVLIVLDNVDEAKQLDKLAIKHCLGGGSRIIIISRDEHILQEYQVDKVYTVQLLNYRDALQLFCRKAFKCDDTMRDYIDLTNEALSYANGLPLAIKVLGSFLFGLDVSEWRGALVRLRENPKKDIMDVLRISFDALEDSEKEIFLDISCFFHGNLRENVENILDIRGFHPKIGIKVLIDKSLVTINESETIEMHDLLIELGRSIVREKSPKGPRKWSRLWDCNDLYIVLQENMAAENLEAIGCESSVEFPKTMRADTFSKMICLKLLILRTVRLKFSESLNCLSSELQYLDWDDYPFQYLPPNFEPDKLVELYLCRSSIKQLWKEPKGLHHLRLLNLSYSKNLIKLPNFREIPNLEFLSLEGCIKLVQIDPSIGILTKLVYLNLRYCENLVSIPNIIFGLSSLNQLLLSGCSKLFQNQLLREPRHVDHVKILEINGTGIKHQPTSYILKILKSLLHCFYLERHEESIGLLFPSLPHFLCLEELDLSFCNLLQIPDAIGWLHSLIRLDLGGNNFVALPSGMKELSKLLVLKLEHCKQLMYLPELPVRSKASFDDYVAGLYIFNCPNLIELEQCYIMAFSWMIQLLEVQMQSYLFHGQISIVIRGTEIPRWFSEQKAGDSVSMGFTPYIHDENCIGVACCAILLAHDDPTNLGGAWCEEGCVWSTFEYDKHKRHYYFPLNITKDLITVESNHLLLQFFTMEVFINSIIRIERFYEDSVELFISSQQPQGLHLEVKNIRYHWVFEEDLVKFSSMMGHTGNSSVWRPDLLTNG is encoded by the exons ATGGATTGCAAGCAAATCCAAAGCAGCTCTTCATCTCAAACTATATGGAAATATGACGTGTTTCTAAGTTTTAGAGGTGAAGACACTAGAAACAACTTCACTGATCATCTTTTTGGCGCTCTTTATGAAAAATGCTTTGTTATATTCAAGGATGACATAAAGCTCACAAAAGGAGGAGATATATCCACTGAGCTTctacaagcaattgaagaaTCCCAAATTTTGATTGTGGTCTTCTCAAAAAATTATGCTTCTTCCAAATGGTGCTTGCAAGAACTTGCAAAGATTGCTGATTGCATTAACGTACAAGGACAAAAAGTTCTGCCTATTTTCTATGATGTGAATCCATCTGATGTGAGAAGACAAAGTGGAAATTATGAAAAAGCCTTCGTGAAGCATGAAGAAAGATTCAAAGATCATATAGAGATGATTCAAACATGGAGGGAAGCTCTATCACAAGTAGCTAGTCTCTCTGGTTGGGATATCAGCAATAA GGCACAACATGGAGAGATTGGAGAAATTGTTAAAGAAGTAACAAGCATATTGAGTCACAACTTTTCAACTACACCAAATGACACAGTTGGGATGCAGTCACAAGTGGAAGAATTAGAAAATATTTTGGTTTTAGACTCAAATGCTGATGTGAAAGTTGTAGGAATTAGTGGCATGGGTGGAATAGGGAAGTCAACATTGGCCGCTAGTTTATATTGCAGAATCTCTAATCAATTTGATGCATCGTGCTTTATTGATGATATAAGTAAACTTTTTGGCGACCATGGTCAAATTGATGGTCCAATTGAGGCACAAAAGCAAATTCTTAGTCAAACTTTAAATGGGGAAAATCTTCCGTTGTACAATTCTATCAAGACGTctaattttattcaaacaaGGTTACGCCACAAAAAGGTCCTCATAGTTCTTGATAATGTTGATGAAGCGAAACAGCTGGACAAATTGGCTATCAAACATTGCCTGGGTGGAGGAAGTAGAATCATTATAATTTCTAGGGATGAACATATCTTGCAAGAGTATCAAGTGGATAAAGTTTACACTGTTCAACTCTTGAATTATCGAGATGCTCTTCAATTGTTTTGTAGAAAAGCTTTCAAATGTGATGATACAATGAGGGATTACATTGACTTGACAAATGAGGCACTATCATATGCTAATGGCCTCCCATTAGCAATTAAAGTATTGGGTTCATTTTTGTTTGGCCTAGATGTTTCTGAATGGAGAGGCGCATTGGTTAGGCTGAGAGAAAATCCGAAAAAGGATATAATGGACGTGCTTCGAATTAGCTTTGATGCATTGGAGGATTCAGAAAAGGAAATATTTTTAGATATTTCATGTTTTTTTCATGGAAATTTAAGGGAAAATGTGGAGAATATTCTAGATATTCGTGGCTTTCATCCTAAAATTGGTATAAAAGTTCTCATTGATAAATCACTTGTCACAATTAATGAATCTGAGACTATTGAAATGCATGACTTGTTGATAGAGCTGGGCAGAAGTATAGTTCGAGAAAAATCACCAAAAGGACCAAGAAAGTGGAGCAGACTATGGGACTGCAATGATCTCTACATtgttttgcaagaaaatatg GCAGCAGAAAATCTTGAAGCCATAGGTTGTGAAAGTTCGGTAGAGTTTCCGAAGACAATGAGGGCTGATACTTTCTCAAAAATGATTTGCCTTAAGTTGCTCATACTTAGGACCGTAAGATTGAAATTTTCAGAAAGCCTCAATTGCCTTTCAAGTGAATTACAATACCTTGATTGGGATGATTATCCTTTCCAGTATTTGCCACCAAATTTTGAACCGGATAAACTTGTTGAGTTGTACCTCTGTAGGAGCAGCATTAAACAACTATGGAAAGAGCCAAAG GGTCTACACCATTTGAGATTACTTAATCTTTCTTACTCCAAAAATCTTATTAAATTGCCGAATTTTAGGGAGATACCAAATCTTGAGTTCCTCTCTCTTGAAGGATGTATAAAACTTGTGCAGATCGATCCTTCCATTGGAATTCTGACAAAGCTTGTTTATTTAAACTTGAGATATTGTGAAAACCTAGTCAGTATTCCCAACATCATTTTTGGTCTCAGTTCTCTCAACCAACTACTTCTCTCTGGCTGCTCAAAGTTATTCCAGAACCAGCTATTAAGGGAACCAAGGCATGTTGATCATGTGAAGATACTTGAAATAAATGGAACTGGTATCAAACATCAGCCAACATCCTACATCCTCAAAATTCTAAAGTCCCTTTTGCATTGTTTTTATTTGGAAAGGCATGAGGAATCAATTGGTTTATTGTTTCCATCTTTGCCTCATTTCCTatgtttggaagagcttgacCTAAGTTTCTGCAATCTACTTCAAATCCCTGATGCTATTGGCTGGTTACATTCTCTAATACGGCTAGATTTGGGGGGAAATAATTTTGTTGCACTACCTTCTGGCATGAAGGAACTTTCCAAACTTCTAGTGTTGAAGCTGGAACACTGTAAGCAGCTGATGTATTTGCCAGAGCTCCCAGTAAGAAGCAAAGCATCTTTCGATGACTATGTAGCAGGATTATATATCTTCAACTGCCCCAATTTGATTGAGTTAGAGCAATGTTATATCATGGCTTTTTCATGGATGATACAACTCCTTGAG GTGCAAATGCAGTCCTATCTTTTCCACGGTCAGATTAGCATTGTTATTCGCGGAACGGAAATTCCAAGGTGGTTTAGCGAACAAAAAGCGGGTGATTCAGTTAGCATGGGTTTTACTCCCTATATACATGATGAAAATTGCATAGGAGTTGCCTGCTGTGCAATATTGCTGGCACATGATGATCCTACTAATTTGGGTGGTGCATGGTGTGAAGAGGGTTGTGTTTGGTCCACTTTTGAATATGATAAACATAAGAGACACTACTATTTTCCGTTGAATATAACAAAAGATCTGATCACAGTTGAATCAAATCACTTGTTGCTACAATTTTTCACTATGGAAGTATTCATTAATAGTATTATAAGAATTGAAAGATTTTATGAGGACAGTGTGGAATTGTTTATCTCGTCTCAACAACCCCAAGGTTTGCATTTGGAGGTGAAAAATATTCGGTATCATTGGGTATTTGAGGAGGATCTGGTTAAATTCAGCTCGATGATGGGGCACACTGGAAATTCTTCAGTTTGGAGGCCCGACCTTTTAACAAATGGATAG
- the LOC130744196 gene encoding uncharacterized protein LOC130744196, protein MLVMMNWLIWNCRGAGKKNFVSFVKDCTRIYNLGFVAILEPRIGNFRADQVIKRLGFECVVKADPVGYSGGIWCCWKPSVISIRVINVSRHCIHLHVDPNNQGGWFMSIIYAHPQESLRLSLWEELKSYKNQLQGPWCAAGDFNSISCESEKQGGSPANRAAINRFKDCLDYCELADLGAKGPPFTWQRGELLERLDRVVANPLWRSIFSSASVTNLTLPPSDHCGLWLRMNLSNQASP, encoded by the coding sequence ATGTTAGTTATGATGAATTGGCTAATATGGAACTGTAGAGGTGCGGGTAAGAAAAACTTTGTGAGTTTTGTGAAAGATTGTACCAGGATTTATAACCTGGGATTTGTTGCTATCCTAGAGCCCAGAATTGGAAACTTCAGAGCTGACCAAGTTATTAAGAGACTAGGCTTTGAGTGTGTTGTCAAAGCTGACCCAGTGGGGTATTCTGGAGGCATTTGGTGCTGCTGGAAGCCCTCAGTGATTTCTATCAGAGTGATCAATGTGTCTCGTCATTGTATTCACCTTCATGTGGATCCAAATAACCAAGGAGGTTGGTTCATGTCCATCATCTATGCTCATCCTCAAGAGAGTCTTCGACTTAGCCTCTGGGAGGAGCTCAAATCTTATAAGAACCAGCTGCAGGGCCCTTGGTGTGCAGCAGGAGATTTCAACTCTATCTCTTGTGAATCGGAAAAACAAGGGGGTAGCCCAGCTAATAGAGCTGCTATTAACAGGTTCAAGGATTGTCTTGATTACTGTGAATTGGCAGATTTGGGAGCAAAAGGTCCCCCTTTTACTTGGCAAAGGGGAGAACTCCTAGAAAGGCTCGATAGGGTGGTTGCAAACCCTCTCTGGAGGAGCATCTTCAGTTCTGCCTCAGTTACAAACCTTACCCTGCCCCCCTCTGACCACTGTGGTCTCTGGCTCAGGATGAACCTTTCTAATCAGGCTAGTCCCTAG